The Corythoichthys intestinalis isolate RoL2023-P3 chromosome 1, ASM3026506v1, whole genome shotgun sequence genome has a segment encoding these proteins:
- the LOC130921206 gene encoding low choriolytic enzyme-like yields MDLRAIIFLFLLQLVALCYARPTWDQAVDNENLGGPDEESISETILRINNGSSEYLLEGDLVIPRARTAMKCMSYKPNCLWPKSLNGNVEVPIIIADEYTNEEKGRIVHALREIQAKTCIRFPTRTTQKSYISFEPKSGCSSRIGYMGYKQVVSLQRSGCVLKGIIQHEVLHSLGFHHEHTRSDRDQHVLIHWDNIQKDKKIAFKKQDTNNLNTPYDYSSVMHYGRTAFGINSAVTITPIPDSSVEIGEQRDLSYLDIIRINRLYKCFNYEM; encoded by the exons ATGGATCTGAGAGCCATCATATTCCTTTTTTTGCTGCAGCTCGTCGCCCTCTGCTATGCACGACCTACCTGG GACCAGGCTGTCGATAACG AGAACTTGGGGGGTCCGGATGAGGAAAGCATCTCAGAAACAATTTTAAGGATAAACAATG GATCTTCTGAATACCTGTTGGAGGGGGATCTGGTGATTCCGAGAGCAAGGACCGCCATGAAATGCATGTCCTATAAACCCAATTGTCTCTGGCCAAAGTCTTTAAACGGCAACGTTGAAGTTCCTATCATCATCGCGGACGAATACA CCAATGAGGAGAAGGGAAGGATTGTACATGCCTTGCGAGAAATTCAGGCCAAAACCTGCATCCGCTTCCCCACTCGCACAACACAGAAGTCATACATCAGCTTTGAGCCAAAATCCGG GTGTTCCTCACGAATTGGCTACATGGGGTACAAGCAGGTAGTGTCACTGCAGCGCTCTGGCTGCGTCCTCAAAGGGATTATCCAGCACGAGGTGTTGCATTCCCTGGGGTTCCACCACGAGCATACGCGCAGCGACCGTGACCAACACGTCCTCATCCACTGGGATAACATCCAGAAGG ATAAAAAAATCGCCTTCAAAAAGCAGGACACCAATAATCTCAACACACCTTATGACTATTCCTCCGTAATGCACTATGGAAG AACTGCCTTTGGAATTAATAGTGCCGTCACCATAACACCCATCCCTGACAGCTCAGTGGAGATTGGCGAGCAGAGAGACCTCTCATATCTGGATATTATCCGGATCAATCGCCTCTACAAGTGCTTCAATTATGAAATGTAG